The Pieris brassicae chromosome 6, ilPieBrab1.1, whole genome shotgun sequence genome window below encodes:
- the LOC123710673 gene encoding uncharacterized protein LOC123710673 has translation MQSLQPSSPAMSTSYKNMKYKHCHSPVELKEKMRKDYKIKIQHCRDMLLNRFRESNVENELQCTLNELYKKTFNFTETLSLNEEENELLDEIKNELIQEELKWLNEEYEKSQMDNIDWSSYQVEDHVICPICQKNNFKLYNGLLKCDICSMEIRTQMTSLTEIKSNIFKSMDKHTSECDTQFSIISEGDQSHIYLMCDNCLDIQLIV, from the exons ATGCAGTCACTCCAACCCTCATCTCCAGCAATGTCTACTTCTTACAAGAACATGAAGTACAAGCATTGCCATTCACCAGtagaattaaaagaaaaaatgcggaag GATTACAAGATCAAGATTCAGCACTGTAGAGATATGCTGTTAAACAGGTTTAGAGAATCCAATGTAGAGAATGAACTTCAATGCACATTAAAtgagttatataaaaagacCTTTAATTTTACTGAAACATTATCTTTAAACGAAGAAGAGAATGAACTAttagatgaaataaaaaatgaactaATTCAAGAAGAGCTTAAATG gttGAATGAAGAATATGAAAAGTCACAAATGGACAATATTGATTGGTCTTCATATCAAGTTGAAGATCATGTTATTTGCCCAATTTGCcagaaaaataactttaaactttACAACGGGCTGCTTAAATGTGACATTTGCAGTATGGAGATAAGGACCCAAATGACGTCTCTAACAGAAatcaaaagtaatatttttaagtcaatGGACAAACATACTTCTGAATGTGATACCCAGTTTTCAATAATTTCTGAAGGAGACCAAAGCCATATTTATCTAATGTGTGATAATTGTTtagatatacaattaattgtttaa